One Ilumatobacter coccineus YM16-304 genomic window, GCGGCTCGTGACGCGCGCAGGACGGGGTCGACGTCGAGGATCTCGCCACCGCCGACCGTTTCGTCGCGTCCCGACTCGCGCAGGATGAAGCGGTCGCCGGGAAGCAGCGGCAGCGCCTCGGGCAGGAAGAGGCGAATCGCACCGGAGGTGCCGGGCAGGAGCGCTTCGGATCCGAGCACGCGCATCTTCACCGCGTGCTCGCCCGCACCGAGATACGCCACGTACGCGCCACGGCGAGACACCTCGTGGTCGAGCGACGCGAGCACGTCGAGCGACGCGTCGAAACGGTCGGTGAGATGCCAACGATCGGGTTCGACCACGGCGTGGCCCCGCGCCAGTTCGGCGTGATCGACACCGCTGAGGTTGACCGCGACGCGATTGCCCGGTCCGATCTGGTCGACGGTGCGGCCGGCGGTCTGGATGCTGCGGATTCTCGCCGTGCGCTGACCCGGCTCGATCCGGACGTTCTCGTCGGCGTGCAGCGCGCCACCCACCAGCGTGCCGGTCGCCACGGTTCCCGATCCCTTCGCCGCGAACACGCGGTCGATCCAGAGTCGCGGACGACCGCGGTCGAGCGCTCCCCCACTCCGTTCGACCAGGTCGTCGATCGCGGCGCGCATCTCGTCGAGCCCGACACCGGCCGTGGCCGCGACCGGGATCACCGGCGCACCGTCGAGGAACGTGCCGTCGACACGGTCGGAGACGTCCATCTGGGCGATCTCCAGGATGTCGTCGTCGACGAGGTCGGTCTTGGTCAACGCGATGATGCCGTGGCGGATGCCGAGCAACTCGAGGATGCGGAGGTGTTCCTCCGACTGCGGCTTCCAGCCCTCGGTGGCGGCGACGACGAAGACGCACGCGTGCACCCCGCCGACCCCGGCGAGCATGTTGCGCAAGAACTTCACGTGTCCGGGCACGTCGATGAAACTGAGTTCGGTTCCCGACGGCAGCGTCGTGTGCGCGAAGCCCAGGTCGATCGTGAGGCCGCGCCGCTTCTCCTCGTCGAAACGGTCGGGGTCGGTGCCGGTGAGGGCGAGCACCAACGACGACTTGCCGTGGTCGACGTGACCGGCGGTGGCGATGACCGTCATGTCGGCCCGCTCACGATGCGGCGGCCAACGCCTCGGCGAGCGCAGCGACGACGATGCCGTGGTCGCCCGGCTCGACAGCACGGAGGTCGAGGAAGGTCTGTTGGTCGCGGGAGCGGGCGATGACGGGCGTGCTGTACCGGCGCAGCGAGCGCAGATGGTCGCCGTCGACGACGAGCCCGACCGACGGCATCGTGACGCCGGGCGCCGAGCCGGCTCCGGGCAGTGCCGCCATCGGCTCGATGCGAACGTTCGACACGTCGATGCCTCGCTCGGCCAGCATCGCGACGATC contains:
- the selB gene encoding selenocysteine-specific translation elongation factor; the protein is MTVIATAGHVDHGKSSLVLALTGTDPDRFDEEKRRGLTIDLGFAHTTLPSGTELSFIDVPGHVKFLRNMLAGVGGVHACVFVVAATEGWKPQSEEHLRILELLGIRHGIIALTKTDLVDDDILEIAQMDVSDRVDGTFLDGAPVIPVAATAGVGLDEMRAAIDDLVERSGGALDRGRPRLWIDRVFAAKGSGTVATGTLVGGALHADENVRIEPGQRTARIRSIQTAGRTVDQIGPGNRVAVNLSGVDHAELARGHAVVEPDRWHLTDRFDASLDVLASLDHEVSRRGAYVAYLGAGEHAVKMRVLGSEALLPGTSGAIRLFLPEALPLLPGDRFILRESGRDETVGGGEILDVDPVLRASRAAPDRTIERVVREREWVTVDQLELLTGERVEPTLGDWVTTPEALAATVESVMARVADAGPAGIDIAAFDERERAAIDTVDDIVVDAGLVLPADAVDPYEDHPFLAELRAGRFAPPSAADIDRNDLREMTRRGHVVQNDGIVFHAATIDEAAEVAADLLAEHADGFTVAQFRDATGASRKFALPLVAELDKRGVTRRRDDVRIAGPRLPSR